The DNA region GCACCACCGGGATAGCCGCATTCCGGGACGGACGGGTGGTCCGGGTCCACGACGAGCCCACCGGGGGGGTCCACGTGTCGCTGGTCATAGCGGGAAATAGGGGGATCCCCCTGGAGGAGGCGGAGGCCCTGAAGCGGGACCCCGCCATGCAGGGGGAGTTGCTGGGGGTGGTGAAGCCGGTCTTCCAGAAGATGGGGGCCATCGTCCGGCGCTCCATTCAGGGGCTTCCAATGGAGAGGCTGTATCTGGTGGGGGGCACCTGCGCCTTCGGGGGGATAGACCGGGTCCTTGGGGCGGAGGTAGGGATCCAGGCCTCCATACCCCCCCATCCGTTCCTGGTGACCCCCCTGGGCATAGCCCTGGGCTGTCCCGTCCGTTTGGATTGGAAGGGGTGAGGTGAATGGATCGGTCCCAGCTGGTGGACCTGGTGGTCAAGGAGCTCATGCGGCGGCTGGGCCCGGAGCTCTCCTCCTCTGGGGGGGACGTGCTGGTGGCCGGGGAGGTTTCGGACCTGCCGGATGGCTACCGTAGGTCCCTGTCCCTGGTGCCATGCTCGGATTGCGTATCTCCCGGAGGGTTCTTGGCGGTGCTGGTGCCCCGGCTGTCCATGGGGCAACTGGTGATGGCCTCCCTAGGGGTGCCCCAGGACCCGGTGACGTCCCTGATCCTGGACGGGCTGGTCTCGGGGGTGCCGGTGATGGTGACCCGGGAGGCGCTGGGCTGGATGGGGGGCCTTCGCCCCGGATCTCCCCTTGCGAACCACTACCGGGCCTGCCTGGACCGGCTCATGTCCTTCGGTGTACGGGTGGTGGGCGGTCCCGAGGAGGTGGCGACTCCGGGGGAGTGTAGGGTGGCTCCGGCGGAGCCGATGGAGGCCCGTTCCCCCCAGGGATCCGGTGATGTGCTGGACCTCCGGGGGATCCGGGTGGTCTCCGAGCGGGATTTGAAGGATCGGCTGACCGAGGGGGTCCGGTGCATCCTGGTGGATCCCCGGGCCATAGTTACCCCCCTGTGCGGTGACCTTTTGAGGACCAGGGGAGTGGAGTTGCGTAGGGGGGACGGGGTTTGATCATAGCCAAGGTGATAGGCAACGTGTGGGCCACCAAGAAGGACGATAGCCTCAACGGGCTCAAGTTCTTCGTGGTCCTTCCCTGCAAGGGGGAGGCGAGCCAGAGCTTCGTGGCGGTGGATGCGGCGGGGGCCGGCATAGGGGACCACGTGCTGGTGTCCCAGGGCAGCTCCGCCCGGGTCCTCTTCAGGGACGGGACGGTGCCGGTGGACGCGGTGATAGTGGGGATCATCGACTCGGTGGAGGTGGACGAGTCCCTGCTGGGCTAGCGGGTGCCGGGGCCTATTGGATCGATCGGAGGTGAGGTCCGTATGGGTATAAACGACGTGATCCTTTACGTTATGACCGGGTTCATGGTGATAGGGGCGGTGGACAGGGCGTTCTTCGGCAACCGCTGGGGCTTCGGTGAGAAGTTCGAGGAGGGCTTCATGGCCATGGGCTCCCTGATGCTGGCCATGGGTGGAGTCATAAC from Thermanaerovibrio acidaminovorans DSM 6589 includes:
- a CDS encoding EutN/CcmL family microcompartment protein codes for the protein MIIAKVIGNVWATKKDDSLNGLKFFVVLPCKGEASQSFVAVDAAGAGIGDHVLVSQGSSARVLFRDGTVPVDAVIVGIIDSVEVDESLLG